GACGGTTGCTCAGGCCACGCTCGAGCTGATTCGTCTTTTCACCGGCGCTTCCCCCGCTCACGGTTGGCGAAGTGCCGTTTGCTGGGGTTCCGCTTGCCGACGAATCGTTTGCAGCTTTGGCGTTGGTACCGGCATTGGCCGCAGTATTCCTGCTTTCCATTTGTGTCATAATCTTCCCTTCGCTTTTGCTGCGTCAAGCGCGCAATAGTGAATAGAGTACGCCGCAAGAGATGACATCAAGGTTTCCGAGGCCGATTCGAAGAGAATTATCGTCGGCAAAATAGCAATATATGATGGAAAATGACGAAAATAATTGGTCGCTTTCCCGCATGCAACAAGACATTTCAGCGTTTTTCGCAAGCTTTCAGCCCAAATGCAAAAGTTTCGGGCGATGTCTCATAAAGTGGACTATTTCACAGCGCAAATGGAAACCGGCATCGCAAATCAGCCGAAATCTGCTTGAACCGAACGGAACGAACTTGCCAATGCACATATTCGGACGCATTTACCCGCGAAACGCGCGAAAGGTTTCGTCGAATCATGAACCCATCAACGCAAATATCCCCTCACGGCCTTAGACTTTCGAAATGTTGGGGAAGTTTTCAGACGAGCCGCAAATTCCAGCCGCCAATCACGGCGCACGACCCGCGTGTTTTATTTCCGCCGAAACTTTCGCGTCCAAATACGCGATGCGTAATACACGAGCAGGGAATCCCGTGAAAGAGGAGCGCCACATGACTGGTCAGTCGGGCACAATAACAGACAACAACGCAAGCAGCGGGAACGGCGCAAGCCTCGCGAACGGCGGCACGGCAGCAGGCAACCTATCTGACGACGGCAGCGATACCGGCAATTTCGGAAACGGCACCGGAAACGGAAAATCCGCAAAACCCAAAAAACAAGGCGGCAACCACGTCCTGCGCAAGCTCAAAACCCGACAAATCTCGATGATCGCCCTTGGCGGGTGCATCGGCACCGGTCTGTTCATGACCTCCGGCGGCACCATCGCCGAAGCCGGACCCGGCGGTGGACTCGTGGCCTACGCGGCCATGGGCGTGATGATCTACTTCTTGATGACCAGCCTCGGCGAGCTCGCCACCAACATGCCCGTCTCCGGCTCTTTCTCGGTCTACAGTTCCAAATACGTCGACCCCGCGCTGGGCTTCGCGATGGGCTGGGACTACTGGCTCAACTGGGCGATCGCCGGCGCTACCGACATCTCGACGGCCGCGCTCTTAATGCAGTACTGGTTCCCCAAATCGCCGGGCTGGGTGTGGAGCCTGACGATGCTCGTCATCATCTTCTGCCTCAACGCCTTCGTGGTCTCCGCGTTCGGCGAGACAGAATTCTGGCTAGCGCTGATCAAGGTGGTCACCATCATCATCTTCATCGTCGTGGGGCTTTTGATGATCTGCGGCATCATGTTCCAGCCGGCCATCGGCTTCAAAAACTTCACGTATAAAGGCGGCCCGTTCATCGGCGGCCTGCCCGCGATCATGGGCGTCTTCCTCATCGCCGGCTACTCGTTCCAAGGCACCGAGGTCGTAGGCGTGACCGCCGGCGAATCCGAGAACCCGACGCAGGCGGTGCCCAAAGCCATCAACAACGTCTTCTGGCGCATCATCCTCTTCTATTTGCTTTCGATTTTCGTGATCGCGGCCATCATCCCCTACACCGACCCGAATCTGCTCGGCGCTTCCGACAGCAACATCGCGATGTCGCCGTTCACCATCGTCTTCGAGAAGGCCGGTTTGGC
The window above is part of the Bifidobacterium sp. ESL0732 genome. Proteins encoded here:
- a CDS encoding amino acid permease — translated: MTGQSGTITDNNASSGNGASLANGGTAAGNLSDDGSDTGNFGNGTGNGKSAKPKKQGGNHVLRKLKTRQISMIALGGCIGTGLFMTSGGTIAEAGPGGGLVAYAAMGVMIYFLMTSLGELATNMPVSGSFSVYSSKYVDPALGFAMGWDYWLNWAIAGATDISTAALLMQYWFPKSPGWVWSLTMLVIIFCLNAFVVSAFGETEFWLALIKVVTIIIFIVVGLLMICGIMFQPAIGFKNFTYKGGPFIGGLPAIMGVFLIAGYSFQGTEVVGVTAGESENPTQAVPKAINNVFWRIILFYLLSIFVIAAIIPYTDPNLLGASDSNIAMSPFTIVFEKAGLAGAASIMNAVVLTSILSAVNTGAYASSRMLYGMAKDGYAPKFLGTTTKRGVPLAALITTLCIEALAFSSSIFGPKFYMWLVTATGLTGFISWIGIALSHFRFRRAFKLQGHKLSELKYHAKLFPFGPILAIVLCLVVICGQDLPAFASGNWGELLATYFSVILVAILYFGFKFTHHTHIVKLEDMDVSSARPEVLKQQ